A DNA window from Aminipila luticellarii contains the following coding sequences:
- a CDS encoding stage II sporulation protein R, with amino-acid sequence MRFDKRQMQAMLFILICMILYTGWYTQNDKKGDVHSGIIRFHVVANSNSPEDQQLKLKVRDGVLEAVNQKLIKETMEKYDSVEAAPQSQEETGNKGEEEPAKETMAVVDSRTTAQVSLDAEESRAYLLSHLDLIEKVAEKIIKENGYDYKVNAELGVRWIPEKTYGDMTFPAGNYEALNITIGNGEGNNWWCVLFPPLCLIDGSDDPNQLKTFETTTYAAVGMTEDLLKLRESNKEKLSTQTAIKLKFKTLELLENH; translated from the coding sequence ATGAGATTTGATAAACGGCAGATGCAGGCCATGTTATTTATTTTAATATGCATGATTTTATATACAGGGTGGTATACCCAAAACGATAAGAAGGGCGATGTTCATTCCGGAATTATCCGTTTTCACGTGGTGGCGAACAGCAATTCGCCGGAAGACCAACAGCTGAAATTGAAGGTACGGGACGGAGTGCTTGAGGCGGTCAATCAAAAGCTGATAAAAGAGACCATGGAAAAGTATGATTCCGTGGAAGCAGCCCCGCAGAGCCAGGAGGAGACCGGAAACAAAGGGGAAGAAGAGCCCGCGAAAGAAACCATGGCCGTAGTGGACAGCAGGACGACCGCACAGGTTTCATTGGATGCGGAAGAATCGAGGGCCTATTTATTATCCCACTTAGATTTAATCGAAAAGGTCGCAGAAAAGATAATAAAAGAAAATGGCTATGATTATAAGGTTAATGCCGAACTGGGAGTACGATGGATTCCCGAAAAGACTTATGGAGACATGACTTTTCCGGCAGGGAATTATGAAGCGTTGAACATTACCATTGGAAATGGGGAAGGAAATAATTGGTGGTGCGTATTATTCCCGCCGCTATGCCTGATCGATGGATCGGATGATCCCAATCAGCTGAAAACCTTTGAGACGACCACCTATGCGGCCGTAGGCATGACAGAAGATTTGTTGAAACTGCGGGAGTCCAATAAAGAAAAGCTTTCAACGCAGACCGCGATTAAGCTTAAATTTAAAACACTGGAATTGTTGGAAAATCATTAA
- the hslO gene encoding Hsp33 family molecular chaperone HslO: protein MGKALIAIDKSKMYRVYLTISTDMVEEARKIHNTTPLATAGLGRVLTGAGLMGLMLKGQRDKLTLSFTGDGPARQILATADAAGNVKGYIANPDVDLPLTEAGKLDVGGSLGVGDLKVIKDLGLKEPYMGSIALVSGEIADDLTAYFFISEQQNSSVALGVKVARDLSVLCSGGMIIQMLPGFEEEAVDALEEMLDKMKPLTTLIEEVLLQAAGKTEEGLLEALMAYIFKDMPEKYRPETLEFREIKWNCDCSEERLEQALMTIGRKDLTEILEEDGQAELVCQFCEKKYFFDKKHLEEILSRM, encoded by the coding sequence ATGGGAAAAGCATTAATTGCTATAGATAAAAGTAAAATGTATAGAGTCTATCTGACCATTAGCACAGACATGGTAGAAGAGGCAAGAAAAATTCACAATACGACGCCTCTGGCAACTGCGGGGCTGGGTCGTGTTCTGACGGGAGCAGGCCTGATGGGTCTTATGCTTAAAGGGCAGAGAGATAAACTGACCTTGAGCTTTACCGGAGACGGTCCTGCGAGACAGATTCTGGCCACAGCGGATGCTGCGGGTAACGTAAAAGGATATATCGCAAATCCCGATGTAGACCTTCCTCTTACGGAAGCCGGAAAGCTGGACGTTGGCGGATCTCTGGGAGTCGGAGATTTAAAGGTCATCAAGGATCTGGGATTAAAAGAACCGTATATGGGCAGTATTGCTCTTGTTTCCGGTGAAATTGCAGATGATCTGACGGCGTACTTTTTTATTTCAGAACAGCAGAATTCTTCTGTTGCCTTGGGAGTAAAAGTCGCAAGAGATTTATCCGTACTCTGTTCGGGAGGAATGATCATCCAGATGCTGCCCGGATTTGAAGAGGAAGCTGTAGATGCGCTGGAGGAAATGCTGGATAAAATGAAACCGCTGACCACTTTGATTGAAGAAGTCCTGTTACAAGCTGCGGGGAAAACGGAAGAAGGCCTGTTAGAAGCTTTGATGGCATATATTTTTAAAGATATGCCGGAGAAATATAGGCCTGAGACGTTAGAATTCAGAGAAATCAAATGGAACTGCGATTGCAGTGAAGAGCGTCTGGAACAGGCGCTGATGACTATTGGCAGAAAAGATTTGACCGAAATCCTTGAAGAGGATGGTCAGGCAGAACTGGTCTGTCAATTCTGTGAGAAAAAATATTTTTTTGACAAGAAACACTTGGAAGAAATACTTTCAAGGATGTAG
- a CDS encoding S1C family serine protease translates to MDHFKNYYPGENQQEPIQDVNFVIVDEPSSSSDSNANHGSRPKHRFHFKSTKGSIALLVVLCLLASTIFGFGGAMFANHMITGSDSFGKRSEADGKLSISNTGTTIEQSTDGNLTIKEIAALNANSVVEIKTEAMVTDSWMQQYVTEGAGSGVVISADGYIVTNNHVIENSNKITVTLKSGKSYSAKLIGRDDETDIAVLKIDASGLTPVVYGDSSALEVGDLSVVIGNPLGSLGGTVTAGIVSALDRSITIDGKSMTLLQTDASINPGNSGGGMFNQNGELVGIIVAKSSGSDVEGLGFAIPVNKVKKIAQELADYGYVRGRIDTGMTFVDLTSMRNAVYYGVTSLGIYVKSVDSDFAKAAGFKSGDMIYYVGDKKINSASDLTSAFDGYKVGDKVQITVVRNNDNEMKKLNLTLGEKTSN, encoded by the coding sequence ATGGATCATTTTAAGAACTATTATCCGGGGGAAAATCAACAGGAACCGATACAAGATGTAAACTTCGTCATCGTGGACGAACCATCATCTTCGTCTGATTCGAATGCAAATCACGGGTCAAGACCGAAACACAGGTTTCACTTTAAATCTACTAAGGGAAGTATCGCACTCCTGGTTGTCTTATGTCTCCTTGCTTCGACCATTTTCGGATTCGGCGGCGCCATGTTCGCCAACCATATGATCACCGGAAGTGACAGCTTCGGCAAACGTTCCGAAGCAGACGGCAAGTTAAGTATATCCAATACCGGGACTACCATAGAGCAGTCCACGGACGGAAATTTGACCATCAAAGAGATTGCGGCTCTGAATGCCAACTCTGTGGTGGAAATAAAGACCGAAGCTATGGTAACAGATTCCTGGATGCAGCAATATGTTACGGAGGGTGCCGGAAGCGGAGTGGTCATTTCTGCTGACGGGTACATCGTAACCAACAACCACGTGATTGAGAATTCCAATAAAATTACCGTTACCTTAAAAAGCGGCAAATCGTATTCGGCAAAATTAATCGGCCGGGATGATGAAACGGACATTGCCGTTTTAAAAATTGATGCCTCAGGGCTTACTCCGGTGGTCTATGGGGACAGCAGCGCACTGGAGGTCGGCGATTTATCTGTCGTAATCGGAAATCCTCTGGGAAGTCTGGGCGGAACCGTTACTGCCGGAATCGTAAGTGCTCTGGATCGCTCCATTACCATTGACGGCAAGAGCATGACGCTGCTTCAAACAGATGCTTCCATTAATCCGGGCAATTCCGGCGGCGGCATGTTCAATCAGAATGGAGAGCTGGTGGGAATCATTGTTGCCAAATCCTCCGGTTCCGATGTCGAGGGGCTGGGCTTTGCCATTCCGGTCAACAAAGTGAAAAAAATCGCTCAGGAGCTGGCGGATTACGGATATGTACGAGGAAGAATCGATACCGGCATGACCTTCGTAGATCTAACTTCCATGCGGAACGCCGTTTATTACGGGGTGACCAGCCTGGGGATCTACGTCAAGAGCGTGGACAGCGATTTTGCCAAGGCAGCCGGTTTTAAGAGCGGTGATATGATCTATTATGTAGGCGATAAAAAAATCAATTCCGCATCGGATCTGACCAGTGCCTTTGACGGATATAAGGTGGGGGACAAGGTGCAGATTACAGTGGTCCGCAACAATGATAATGAAATGAAAAAGCTGAATCTGACGCTGGGAGAAAAGACCAGCAATTAG
- a CDS encoding D-alanine--D-alanine ligase family protein, producing MIKLGVIFGGRSGEHEISLMSAASVINALDKTKFKPFFFGITKEGRWKHFEGTAAEIESGQWEKTATEFNPGRLKELVDFVLPILHGPYGEDGTIQGMFEMLDIPYAGCGVLASAVAMDKAVAKDIFAKAGLPICKHALSYAEDFTLDKGKADEKRLKKEAEKIEAKVPYPMFVKPANMGSSVGITKAKDRDGLCKALIEAAKYDRRIVIEEGLDCRELETGVIGNHHPEAAAVGEILPSSEFYDYRAKYFDGGQSKVCVPADIPEKIKEEVRDIAVRAYMALDCAGFSRVDFFLEKKTGRVYINEINTIPGFTKFSMFSKLWEEAGVPYSQLIERIVDFGYERYHAKNSR from the coding sequence ATGATTAAATTAGGCGTCATTTTTGGCGGCAGATCCGGTGAGCATGAGATATCGCTTATGTCGGCCGCATCTGTCATAAACGCGCTGGATAAAACGAAGTTCAAACCGTTTTTTTTTGGTATTACCAAGGAAGGCAGATGGAAGCACTTTGAAGGAACCGCTGCGGAAATTGAAAGCGGGCAATGGGAGAAAACAGCCACAGAATTTAACCCGGGCCGCTTGAAGGAGCTGGTGGATTTTGTGTTGCCCATCCTGCACGGACCGTACGGTGAGGATGGAACCATTCAGGGAATGTTTGAAATGTTGGATATTCCGTATGCGGGCTGCGGTGTTTTAGCGTCGGCAGTGGCGATGGATAAGGCTGTGGCGAAGGATATCTTTGCAAAGGCGGGTCTGCCGATCTGTAAGCATGCCCTTTCCTATGCGGAGGATTTCACATTAGATAAGGGTAAAGCAGACGAAAAGCGGCTGAAAAAGGAAGCAGAAAAAATTGAAGCAAAAGTGCCTTATCCTATGTTTGTAAAACCGGCCAATATGGGTTCCAGTGTGGGAATCACTAAGGCAAAGGATCGGGACGGCTTGTGCAAGGCACTGATTGAAGCGGCCAAATACGACCGAAGAATTGTGATCGAAGAAGGGCTGGATTGCAGAGAGCTTGAAACCGGCGTGATCGGGAATCATCATCCGGAGGCCGCCGCAGTGGGCGAGATATTACCGTCCTCAGAATTTTACGATTACAGAGCTAAATATTTTGACGGAGGCCAGTCCAAGGTCTGTGTGCCGGCAGATATACCGGAGAAAATAAAAGAAGAAGTGCGGGATATTGCCGTAAGAGCCTATATGGCACTGGACTGTGCAGGATTTTCCAGAGTGGACTTCTTCTTGGAGAAAAAGACGGGCAGGGTTTATATAAATGAGATAAATACCATACCGGGATTTACGAAATTCAGCATGTTCTCTAAACTGTGGGAAGAAGCTGGCGTTCCGTATTCCCAATTGATTGAAAGGATTGTGGATTTTGGTTATGAAAGATATCATGCTAAAAATAGTAGGTAG
- a CDS encoding phospho-sugar mutase — translation MKTYEIWKEFLTEQIHLHNSNEEIKNINRQLLQDLEECAALENAGEEIYERFYKDIEFGTGGLRGILGAGTNRLNIYTVAKATQGIADYIRAGEYRMDSPLRQKKNQAGTSVAISYDSRIYSEVFAKIAAQVLTANDIDVYLYEELMPTPALSFAVRQMDCSMGIMITASHNPAKYNGYKVYDDSGCQVTLTAAEKIFRYIERLDIFTDVKYSGGDGILNMLGDETVKNYLDAVQAESTLSSEEERKALSRLSVVYTPLNGTGNKPVRAILERIGVTKIAVVKEQELPDGHFPTCPYPNPEKREALELGLELCGRLAREAAASGQTADIPDILLATDPDCDRVGLAVCESSGRGEEGRNGKAKESRPVYRLLSGNEVGVLLFDFLIKKKAETGLKKNPCVITTIVSTRMTAAIAAKHGVRMILTLTGFKFIGEQIAFLENENREAEFLFGFEESYGYLSGTYVRDKDAVNGSMLICEMAAYYKEKGLTLADRLEELYQEYGYFKNHLIDFTFEGSKGMEIMNQLMQRFREELPSRLIGRPILEVADYQKQERYFLNEDGQPSGSVCINLPKSDVIEVVLEGGSSFTVRPSGTEPKIKIYLSAKGNTAQESEKVIVDLTEELTKIVHRK, via the coding sequence ATGAAAACATATGAGATCTGGAAAGAATTTTTAACAGAACAGATTCATTTACATAATAGTAATGAAGAGATCAAAAATATAAACCGGCAATTACTTCAAGATCTGGAAGAATGTGCGGCTCTGGAAAATGCCGGAGAGGAAATCTATGAGCGGTTCTATAAAGATATAGAGTTTGGCACCGGCGGGTTGAGAGGAATTTTAGGAGCGGGTACGAACCGATTAAATATATACACGGTGGCGAAGGCGACTCAGGGAATAGCAGATTATATTCGAGCAGGGGAGTACCGGATGGATTCTCCGCTAAGGCAGAAAAAGAATCAGGCAGGGACTTCCGTTGCCATTTCCTATGACAGCCGCATTTATTCTGAGGTTTTTGCTAAAATAGCTGCGCAGGTATTGACTGCCAACGATATCGATGTATATTTATATGAGGAATTGATGCCCACACCGGCTCTTTCTTTTGCTGTAAGGCAGATGGACTGTTCTATGGGCATTATGATCACGGCCAGTCATAACCCGGCTAAATATAACGGATATAAGGTTTACGACGATTCCGGATGTCAGGTCACCTTGACCGCTGCGGAGAAAATTTTCAGATATATAGAACGGCTGGATATTTTTACAGATGTTAAATATAGTGGCGGAGATGGTATACTGAATATGCTGGGGGATGAAACGGTCAAAAACTATTTGGATGCGGTGCAGGCTGAGAGCACCTTATCTTCTGAGGAAGAAAGAAAGGCTTTAAGCAGGCTGTCCGTAGTGTATACCCCGCTGAACGGCACAGGGAACAAACCGGTACGGGCTATTTTGGAGCGGATCGGCGTCACAAAAATTGCTGTGGTGAAGGAACAGGAACTGCCGGACGGCCATTTCCCCACCTGCCCCTATCCCAATCCTGAAAAAAGAGAAGCTCTTGAACTGGGGCTTGAACTTTGCGGCAGGCTTGCCCGAGAAGCCGCCGCTTCCGGGCAGACCGCAGATATTCCGGATATTCTTCTGGCGACGGATCCGGACTGTGACAGAGTGGGTCTTGCTGTTTGCGAAAGCAGCGGCAGGGGAGAAGAAGGCAGAAATGGTAAGGCGAAGGAGAGCCGGCCGGTCTACCGGCTTCTATCCGGCAACGAGGTGGGTGTCCTTCTATTCGATTTTTTGATTAAAAAGAAGGCAGAAACCGGATTAAAAAAGAATCCGTGTGTGATAACCACCATTGTATCCACTCGGATGACGGCTGCTATTGCGGCGAAGCATGGAGTTCGGATGATTTTGACGCTGACCGGCTTTAAGTTTATCGGAGAACAAATTGCATTTCTGGAAAATGAGAACAGAGAAGCGGAGTTCCTGTTTGGATTTGAAGAAAGCTATGGGTATCTGTCGGGAACCTATGTAAGAGATAAGGATGCGGTGAACGGTTCCATGCTCATCTGCGAAATGGCGGCGTATTACAAAGAAAAAGGACTGACGCTTGCTGATCGGCTGGAGGAACTGTATCAAGAATACGGATACTTTAAGAATCATCTGATCGATTTTACTTTTGAAGGCTCAAAGGGCATGGAAATCATGAATCAGCTCATGCAGAGATTCAGAGAAGAACTGCCAAGCCGGTTGATCGGCAGACCGATTCTGGAAGTAGCAGACTATCAGAAGCAGGAACGGTATTTTCTGAATGAAGACGGACAGCCGTCCGGTTCGGTCTGTATCAATCTTCCCAAGTCAGACGTAATAGAAGTGGTGCTGGAAGGAGGAAGCTCCTTTACGGTGAGACCTTCCGGAACGGAGCCTAAAATTAAAATCTATTTATCGGCAAAGGGCAATACAGCTCAAGAATCTGAAAAGGTTATCGTCGATCTGACAGAAGAATTAACAAAGATAGTTCATCGTAAATAA